ACATCGATTGCGGGCTCTGCATGTGCCGGTAGTGCCACGAATCGGGGTACTTGCCGCCGATGCGGTTCAGGTCTGGCCCCGTCCTTCTCGAACCCCAGAGGAAGGGGCGATCCCAGGCGAACTCCTCGGCCTTCGAGTACTCGCCGTAGCGCAGCACCTCGGTGCGGAGCGGGCGGACGGTCTGGGTGTGGCAGTTGCTGCACCCTTCGCGCATGTAGATGTCGCGCCCCTCCTGTTCGATCGACGTGTAGGGCTTGACGTAGGCGCTCACCGGCTGGGTCGAGGGCATGAACATTGGCACGAAAACCGTGACCACCGTGCCGACAAGGATGACCAGCGCCGAAGTGACCGCGAAGACGACCGGTTTTGAATAGATCCCCATGATGCAAGCTCCTTTTTTCAGGTTTGGTGGTTAAGCTTCTGCGGCGGCTGACGGCTCCTGCCTGACCGTCTGGATGAGGTTCCAGGCGAAGACGAGGATGCCGATGAAGTAGACAACACCGGCGGCGAAGCGCATGCGGTAGTAGGGATAGAGCGAGGTCAGGGCGTCGAGGAAGCTGTACATCAGCGAGCCGTCGGGGTTGGTGGCCTTCCACATCGCTCCCTGCTGGATGCCGCCGATCCACATGGTGATCGTCCAGGCGAGCTGCCCCACCAAGATGAGCCAGAAGTGGATGTTGGCCAGCTTCACGCTGTAGAGTTCGCGGCCCGTGATTCTCGGAATCATGTAGTAAAAAGCCGCCGAAATGACCATCGCCACCCATCCCATCGTACCCATGTGGACGTGGCCGACCACCCAGTCGGTGTAGTGGAAGAAGGCGTTGAGTGTCCTGAGGCCCTGCAACGGCCCCTGCAAGGTCTGGAGTCCGTAGAATGTGACGCCGATGATGAAGAACTTGGTCAGGTAGTTGGTGCGCATCTGATCCCAGTTCCCCTGCAAGGTGTAGTAGCCGTTGACCACCGATCCCCACGAGGGGGCGATCAGGAAGATGCTGAAGGCGATGGCCACTGTCTGGATCCACTCCGGCAGCGGGGTGAGCATGAGGTGGTGCGCGCCTGTCCAGAGGTAGGCGAAAATCAGCGACCAGAACGAAACGATCGAGAGGCGGTGGCTGTAGATTGGCAGCCCGGTGGCCTTGGGCAAAAAGTAGTAGAACATCGCCAGCACCGGCACGGTGAAGATGAAGCCCACGATGTTGTGGCCGTACCACCACTCCACGTTGGCGTCGTTGGCTCCTGCGTAAAGGCTGTAGGACTTGAAGAGGTTGAGCGGAATGGCGAGGTTGTTGACGATGTAAAGCACCGCGACGGTCACGGTCATGGCGATCAGGTACCAGAGCGAGATGTACATCTGCTTCTCCTGCCGCTTGATCAGG
This genomic window from Chlorobaculum limnaeum contains:
- the ccoO gene encoding cytochrome-c oxidase, cbb3-type subunit II, which gives rise to MGIYSKPVVFAVTSALVILVGTVVTVFVPMFMPSTQPVSAYVKPYTSIEQEGRDIYMREGCSNCHTQTVRPLRTEVLRYGEYSKAEEFAWDRPFLWGSRRTGPDLNRIGGKYPDSWHYRHMQSPQSMFEKSNMPPYGWLAENRLDTSESFRKTQILGYGYTEEQVKQQIADYKAKVTAPDYDSKATRDQVTPEALRGELTEMDAIVAYMQKLGRDVKSMEAQR
- a CDS encoding cbb3-type cytochrome c oxidase subunit I — its product is MNDTGYDYSVVRGFAFSALFWLVIGLVIGLWIAFEMFNPALNITPWLSFGRLRVVHTNGLGLGFGLAGIFATAYYMLQRLTRTPLPFPGLAKAHLWLFNAAIAAAAVSLMAGLNTTKEYAELEWPLDVGVVIIWVMFAVNVFAILIKRQEKQMYISLWYLIAMTVTVAVLYIVNNLAIPLNLFKSYSLYAGANDANVEWWYGHNIVGFIFTVPVLAMFYYFLPKATGLPIYSHRLSIVSFWSLIFAYLWTGAHHLMLTPLPEWIQTVAIAFSIFLIAPSWGSVVNGYYTLQGNWDQMRTNYLTKFFIIGVTFYGLQTLQGPLQGLRTLNAFFHYTDWVVGHVHMGTMGWVAMVISAAFYYMIPRITGRELYSVKLANIHFWLILVGQLAWTITMWIGGIQQGAMWKATNPDGSLMYSFLDALTSLYPYYRMRFAAGVVYFIGILVFAWNLIQTVRQEPSAAAEA